A genomic window from Pseudomonas argentinensis includes:
- a CDS encoding sensor histidine kinase — translation MQSKQPFRRRILIAFATMTILVSGVFSLSIVAIVHLIEEHLVSEELALELGVVVQQDLKSGQAPRLDSRTRFFASNYPQYAIPPRYADLPVGFSEQLEGERAFYIFTQLINGDRYLLVQEQSEFEKREQVLFNVVLAGFLLSVLGALVLGWFMSERVMRPVSKLANQVRHRDQLLPLAPALAPEYPDDEVGQLAAAFDSTLGRLRQSLERERLFTSDVSHELRTPLMVIASSCELLSQVDLQPMQRKQVQRIERASAEMQDLVQTFLQLARVKGNESLFAGSASLGQIADEQVETWAPLMREKGLDFQVEVQALHEDVYNPTLLRTVMANLLRNALHYTESGFVKLTLLADGFRVEDSGVGIPEQHHEQIFDPFVRGEQARGEGLGLGLSLVKRICAHQGWQISVHSLPVVGSCFEVNFQAAS, via the coding sequence ATGCAAAGTAAGCAGCCGTTTCGCCGGCGCATCCTGATCGCCTTCGCGACCATGACCATTCTGGTCAGCGGGGTGTTTTCCCTGAGCATCGTGGCCATCGTGCACCTGATCGAAGAGCACCTGGTGTCCGAGGAACTGGCCCTGGAACTGGGCGTGGTGGTGCAGCAGGACCTGAAGAGCGGCCAGGCGCCGCGCCTGGACTCACGCACCCGCTTCTTCGCCTCGAACTACCCGCAGTACGCCATTCCGCCACGCTACGCCGACCTGCCGGTCGGCTTCAGCGAGCAGCTCGAAGGCGAACGCGCGTTCTACATCTTCACCCAACTGATCAACGGCGACCGCTACCTGCTGGTGCAGGAACAGAGCGAGTTCGAAAAGCGCGAGCAGGTGCTGTTCAACGTGGTGCTGGCGGGCTTCCTGCTATCGGTGCTCGGCGCCCTGGTGCTGGGCTGGTTCATGTCCGAGCGGGTGATGCGCCCGGTCAGCAAGCTGGCCAACCAGGTGCGTCACCGCGACCAGTTGCTGCCATTGGCGCCGGCCCTGGCACCGGAATACCCGGACGACGAAGTGGGCCAGCTGGCCGCCGCCTTCGACAGCACCCTGGGCCGCCTGCGCCAGTCCCTGGAGCGCGAGCGGCTGTTCACCAGTGACGTCAGCCACGAGCTGCGCACGCCACTGATGGTCATCGCCAGCTCCTGCGAGCTGCTGTCCCAGGTCGACCTGCAGCCGATGCAGCGCAAGCAGGTGCAACGCATCGAACGGGCCAGCGCGGAAATGCAGGACCTGGTGCAGACCTTTCTGCAACTGGCCCGGGTCAAGGGCAACGAGAGCCTGTTCGCCGGCAGTGCCAGCCTGGGGCAGATCGCCGACGAGCAGGTGGAGACCTGGGCGCCGCTGATGCGCGAGAAGGGCCTGGACTTCCAGGTCGAGGTACAGGCGTTGCACGAAGATGTCTACAACCCCACCCTGCTGCGCACGGTGATGGCCAACCTGCTGCGCAATGCCCTGCACTACACCGAAAGCGGCTTCGTGAAACTGACCCTGCTCGCCGACGGCTTTCGTGTCGAGGACAGCGGCGTGGGCATACCCGAGCAGCATCATGAGCAGATCTTTGACCCCTTCGTGCGTGGCGAGCAGGCCCGTGGCGAAGGGCTTGGCCTAGGGCTGTCGCTGGTCAAGCGGATCTGCGCTCATCAGGGCTGGCAAATCAGCGTGCACAGCCTGCCGGTGGTGGGCAGCTGCTTTGAAGTGAACTTCCAGGCCGCCAGCTGA